CGTGGACGGGCGCTTCCCCCTGTCGCAGGCCACGCGCGACACCGAGAACGAGGAGGAGGAGCGCCGCCTCTTCTATGTCGCCGTCACCCGGGCCCGGGAGGCGCTGTGGCTCGTGTACCCCCACACCTCGCTGCCCCGGGAGGACGGACGGCTGCTGCTCACCCCGTCGCGCTTCCTGGCCGAACTGCCGGCCGGGCCTGACGCGGTGTGCGAAACCCTCCCGCCCCCGGAACCCGACGGGCCCATCCGCCTGCGCGACCTGGGGCCGGATCCGGACCGGGAGCTGTAGCCGCCCGGGCTGGAATCAGCCCCCCTGGTGGGCGGGCTGGCCAGAACTACAGTCAGGGAGGAAGCGTCCGCCTAGAAACGCGCACGCGACGGCTCGACGTGCTAGAGAGTGAGGACGGGCGCGGCCTCCCCCTGAGCTGCGCACGTTGACCTTCATGGCGGACAGACCTCGCATCGTCGGGATTGACCTGGGCACCACCAACACCCTGGTGGCGTCCGTGCGCAACCGCATCCCGAAGATCGTCCCCACGGACCGCGGCAACCTCATCCTGCCCTCCGTGGTCGCGCTGTCCTCGAAGAACGACCTGCTGGTCGGCGGCGTGGCCAAGGATCAGATGGTCACCAACCCCAAGAACACGCTCTGGGGCACCAAGCGGCTGATCGGCCGCAAGTACCATTCGAAGGCGGTGGAGGACCTCAAGGGGTACTTCCCCTACGACATCGTCGAGGACCCCAACGGGGACGCCGCCGTGACGATGGGCGGCAAGCTCTACACGCTGCCGCAGATCTCCAGCTTCGTGCTGTCGCAGCTGAAGACCATCGCGGAGCAGTTCCTGGGCGGCCCCATCGACGCGGCCGTCATCTCCGTCCCGGCCTACTACAACGACAACCAGCGCAACGCCGTGAAGGAAGCGGGGCGGCTGGCCGGCTTCGACGTCAAGCGCATCGTCAACGAGCCCACCGCCGCGGCGCTGGCCTACGGCTTCAACCGGGGCCTGGACCAGAAGGTCCTCGTCTACGACCTGGGCGGAGGCACCTTCGACGTCAGCGTGCTGCACCTGGCCGGCAACGTCTTCGAGGTGCTGGCCACGGGCGGCGACTCGTTCCTGGGCGGCGCGGACTTCGACAACCGCATCATGGAGTACGTGCTGGAGCGCTTCCGCGACGAGACCAAGGTCGACCTGACGGAAAGCCCCATCGCCCTCCAGCGCATCAAGAACGCCGCCGAGGCCGCGAAGATCGACCTGACGCTGATCCCCAACGTCGTCATCGACCTGCCGTACATCGAGGAGCGCAAGGGCAAGCCGCTGGACCTGCGCATCCCGCTGACCCGCGACTACCTCAACAACCTCACCGGCGACCTGGTGGACCGCACCTTCGACATCTGCGACCGCGTGCTCGCGGAGAAGGGCATCAGCCGCTCGGAGATCGACGAGATCATCCTGGTGGGCGGCCAGAGCCGCATGCCGCTGGTGCAGCAGAAGATCCAGGCCCACTTCGGCAAGGCCCCGCGCAAGGGCGTGCACCCGGACGAGTGCGTGGCCCTGGGCGCGGCGCTGCTGGGCGACTCGCTGGGCAGCATCGACGCGGTGACGCTGCTGGACGCGCTGTCCATGCCCATCGGCTACGCGATGCCCAACGGCCGCGTGAAGCGCATCATCGAGAAGAACTCGCTCATCCCGATGGTGAAGAGCTTCCGCCTGCCGCCGCCGCAGCAGCCGGGGTCGCCCTTCATCGAGCTGGACATCTACCAGGGCGACAGCGACCTGATGGTGGACAACGAGTACCTGGGCACCGTCCGGGTGCCGGCCGCCGCCGCGGGCCGGAAAATCGACTTCCGCCTCACCGAGGAGTGTCTGCTCCAGGTGCAGGTGGAGGACGCGAGCGGCATGTCGCGCAAGGTGGACCTGGCCACCCGCGACACGCCCGAGCAGTTGAAGAAGGCCCTGCAGGAAGTCGCCTCGCGCAACGCGCAGGCCGCCCCGTCGAGCAGCAGCGGGGCGAGCAACGACGACCGGGGGCTCTTCTCCAGCATCAAGAGCATCTTCCGTAGGGGGTAGGGAGGCGCGATGCCGAAATTTCCGTCGAAGGAATGGCTGGACGAGGCCGTCCGGCTCACCAATGCAGACCCGGAGTGCGCCATCGCCGGCAAGGGCTGGAAGGGCGACTTCGGGGCCATCATCGAGGCGGAGAAGGGCAAACTGGACACGTCCTTCGTCGTCCACGTGGAGCCCGGCGACTGCGACATCAAGCGGGCCCGGGTGCTGTCGGATCCGGACGACCTGGAGGAGCTGGAGCCGGTGTACCTGGCCCGCGCCCCCTATTCCGTCTGGAAGCAGCTCTTGCTGGGCACGCTGGACCCCGTGGAGGCCGTGCTCAAGCGGCGCATCTCCATGCGCGGGGACCTGCAGCCCCTCATCGAACGCATGCGCTACAAGGGCATCGCGGACCGCGTCTTCGCCGCGCTGAAGACTGAGTTCCCCGACGGCCCCTGAGGGGCCAGAGGACACCCACCATGGGCATCCGGGACGACTTGAAGAAGCAGGCGCTGGGGCTGTCCAGCATGGCCATGGAGAAGCTCATGGCCGACGAGAAGCGCGCCCTGGCCGTGGCCCAGGCCATTGGCCGGGTCCAGCGCGGCAAGCAGGCCCTGGACCGGGGGCAGGAAGAGGTCATGAAGGCCCTGCACTTCGCGCCGAAGGGGGACTTCAAGGCCGTGGGCAAGCAGCTCGCGGGCCTCAAGCGCCGCCTGCGCGAGCTGGACGCGAAGCTGGAGTCGCTGTCGGAAGAATCCTCCTAGGAAATGCGTTGACACTCGCGGCGGCGGATGGCATTTACCGCCGCGTTCGTTGCGCAGCGGTCGCGCGGCGGGCGGCAGACAGCAGGGCGCGTAGCTCAGCGGTAGAGCACTGCCTTCACACGGCAGGGGTCGCAGGTTCGAAACCTGCCGCGCCCACTTCAAACAAGAGGCCGTGAGTCCCCTGGGGCTCACGGCCTTTTGCTTTTCCACCTCCTGACAGGTCGCTGTTCTCCGGGCGGAGACGCCCGTTCGCTGCCGCACGCGGCAGGGTCGCAGTGTCGGGTTCCGGCGCAATCGACGGGGGCGGGGCGTGGTCGGCGATCCACGGACTGTGCGACCTTCACGGCCGTGCCCAGGACATTGCGATTCACGTGGGATCAGCAGGGACGGGCGGTCGTGAGTGGCCTGCCGCCCGATGACGTGCTGGCGGACTACCTCGCCCAGGAGCTGCGCCCGGACCCGAACCGGGCGCAGGGACTGCTGCGGATGCTGGCGGCCGTGCGTCAGGGACAGCGCGACCGCTGGGACGTCACCGGCGAAACCTGGAGCCTGGAGCTCAACCGGGCCCGGGCCTCCATCCACAGCGAGGTGGCCATCCCCGGACGCTCCCAGGACCTGCCCCTGGAAGAGTTCGAGGACGCCATCCGCTCGTGGGCGGAGTTCATGGAGCTGTCGCGGGCGTTCTGAAAAAAAGAGGCCCGAGCCCTCATGCGCTTCGAGGGCCCGGGCCCGGAGCCCCACACCCCATGGGACCCACAGCCGGAAGTTGAATGGTGCCGCGGGAGCGTCAGCTCTCCGCGGGGGACGGCGTGCTCCGCGGTGCCTCTGGTGACGCGTCACCGGAGGGCGCGTGCGGCGGCGTGTTCCGCGCCTTCACCAGCGAGGCCACGATGCTGGCGCCCAGCACCAGCGCGATGACGCCCAGGGAGATGGCCGGGGACAGGTGCACCACGTCCACCAGCGCCATCTTCGCGCCCACGAAGACGAGCACGCCGGACAGGCCGACCTTCAGGTAGGTGAACTTCTCCATCGCGCCGGCCATCAGGAAGAAGAGCGAGCGCAGGCCCAGGATGGCGAAGATGTTCGACGTGAAGACGATGAACGGGTCGCGCGTCACCGCGAAGATGGCGGGGATGGAGTCCAGCGCGAAGAGCACGTCGGACGCCTCCACCAGCATCAGCGCCATGAGCAGCGGCGTCGCCAGCCGCCGGCCGTTCTCCACCGTGAGGAAGTGCTGCCCGTGGAAGTGCGGCGTGGAGGGGATGACGCGGCGGGCGGTGCGCATCAACCAGCCGTCCTCCGGGTGCTCCTCGTGGTTGCGCTGGATGAAGAGCTTCACACCCGTGAGGATGAGGAAGGCGCCGAAGACGTAGATGAGCCAGTGGAAGCGCTCCAGCATCGCCACGCCCGCGAAGATCATCGCCGCGCGCAGCACCAGCGCGCTCAGGATGCCCCAGAAGAGGACCCGGTGCTGGTAGAGGGCCGGGACCTTCATCGTGGAGAAGATGACGACGAAGACGAAGATGTTGTCGACGGAGAGCGACTTCTCGATGAGGTAGCCGGTGAGGAACTCCATGCCCGGCCCGGCGCCGAAGCGCCACCACAGGAAGGCGTTGAACGCGAGCGACAGGCTCACCCACACCGCGCTCCACGCACCGGCCTCCTTGAAGCTCACGGTGTGGGCCTTGCGGTGGAAGACACCGAGGTCCAGTGCGAGCATCGCGATGACAAATGCGATGAAGCCGCCCCACATGACGGGGCTGCCGATGGTGTGTAGGGATTCCAAGGCGTTCACCTGGGGAAGGCACGGGGAGCCAACCCCTCTCAAATAGGAGTCTCGGCACTCTTCGGCAAATAGAGAATCCGGACGCGAAACTTCGGGAAAACGGAAGTGTCATCCGGAGCAGGCGGGCGCCGCGCGGGGGGAGCCGGCCGGACGGGGGCTCTGGAGGCCCTTGTCGCGATGGGAAGTGTTCACGACCGCCGCGGTTTGCAAAGGCCCCGGCTGAGAACGCTTTCACCGGGCCACCGAGACCAGCCGAGCGCCCGAACCTCCCGTGGCACGTGAGCCCGGGAGCGGTGGCGTGGGTGACGAGGGCCGCAGGCGAAGGCGTCGCGGCCGCTGCCCGTCGTGTGGCCCCCCGTGCACGGATACCCCCTGCCTGATGCGGAACCGATCTGTCTTCACGTCCAGCGCGCTGCTGCTGGCGCTCCATGCCTTGGGTTGTGGCGCGAGCCCCGAGGGAGAACCGACGAACCCGACCGGCGAGGTGAGCACCCCCGCGCCCAGCCCCGCCCCGGGCGTCCCGGCCCCCCCCGCCACGCCCGCCCCCGAGCCAGAAGCACCCCCGGAGCCCGTCCCCTCGGAGACGGAGGCCCCGGCGGACCCCGCCGCGCCCGCGCCCACCGCGCCTCCGGAGACCAGCCCCGCGCCCGCGCCCTCGGGCGTGGACGGCTTCGGCGTGACGATGCTGTACCCGTCCAAGGCGGGCGGTGAGGCGTGGGCGCTCGCGGACGACGCGACGGCGGACAAGCGCTTTGATCCGCAGGGCACCATCACGCGCAACGCGGACGGCTCCTGGAAGATGAAGAGCACGAAGGTCCGCATGAGCGCCTACCCGGCCACGGGCTACGACGCGAAGCAGATCGCCACGTACGACCGCGACGTGCTGGCGGGCCGCGGCTACATGCAGGCGCCCAACGACTGGAAGAACATCGAGATGACCGGCTTCGTGAAGGTCAACGCGGTGAACAACACCCAGGACAACTTCGCCTGGTACGCGCGCGGCGGGAAGCACAACGACAAGAGCTCCGGCTGCGAGGGCAGCAGCTACAAGGGCGGCCTGCACTACGACGGCCGCGTGCGCTGGGAGAAGGAGACCTGGCACGTGTCCTATGACCAGGCGCCGTACAAGCCGGCCACCTCCGCGCTGAAGGGCCGCTGGGTGGGCTTCAAGGCCGTCATGCGCAACGTGGCGGGCACGAAGAACCCGGAGGCCGTGAAGCTGGAGCTGTACCTCAACGACTCCGCCGACAAGGTCACCTGGACCAAGGTCTACGACATGACCGACGATGGGGCGTGGGGTGGGGACGCCCAGCACTGCGGCGGCTCCGTTGGCGCCATGCCCATCACCTGGGGTGGGCCCATCGCCACGTTCCGCTGGGACAATGCCAGCGACGTGGACTTCAAGTGGCTGAGCGTCCGGGAGATCCAGCCCTAGGCGGGCCGCACGTTTCCTGTCGTGGATTCATCAGGGGAGGGGGGCCTGCGCGGTCCTCCTCCCTTTTTGTTCGCGGCCGGACGTGGCGTGCGTGGGCTTTCCGACAGGAGGGGCGCGCCGGGGTGCCGCTGGAAAGAGACGCCCTAGCTTCGCAGCCTAGCTGACGCCGGGACCACGGGTTGCCCGCGCACAGCCACTCCAGGGCGCGGTCCTCCCGGCCGGGTCCTCCACACGAGGGACGACGTTCATGCGGATCACCTTCCTGGGTCATGCGGGCTTCGCGGTGGAGACCGCCGGAGCGCTCGTCGTCATGGATCCGTGGCTGACGCCCCAGGGGGCCTTCGACTCCGCGTGGATGCAGCTGCCGCGCAACCACCACCTGGCGCCGCGCGTGAAGGAGCTGCTGGAGACGCCGGGCAAGGAGCGCTTCCTCTACATCAGCCACGAGCACAAGGATCACTTCGACCCGGAGTTCCTGGCCACCATCGCGAAGCGGGACTTCACCGTGCTGGTGCCCAAGTTCCGCCGCTCGGAGCTGCGGGACATCTTCGAGAAGTACGGCTGCAAGCGAGTCATCGCATGCGAGGACTCGCGCGAGATCCCCATCAAGGGCGGCTACATCAAGCTCTTCGTGTCCGAGCAGGGCACCAACCGCGACTCCAGCGTGATGGTGCGCGGCGACGGGCAGTGCTTCCTCAACATCAACGACTGCAAGATGCACGACCGGCTGGTGCGCGTCATCGCGGAGGAGGGGCCCATCGACGTCTTCTCCGCCCAGTTCTCCGGCGCCATCTGGCACCCCACCTGCTACGAGTACCCGGAGGAGACGTACTCGGCCATCAGTCTGAAGAAGCGCGACAGCAAGTTCGAGGCGGTGGCGCGCGCGCTGGACGTGGTGCAGCCCCGCGCGTACATCGCCGCGGCGGGCCCGGCGGCCTTCCTGGATCCGGCCCTCTTCAGCCTGAACTTCCAGGACGTGAGCATCTTCCCGCGCGCGCCGGCCCTCTTCTCCTACCTGGAGAAGCGCCTGCCCACGCTGCCCACGCGCTACCTGGAGCCCATGCCCGGGGACGTGCTGGACGCGGGCACGCTGGAGTTCGTCTCGCAGGTGCCGGAGCGCGTGACGACGGAGAACTTCAAGGAGTACCTCCAGACGTACGCGAACGACATGGCCTACGTCTTCCGCGAGCGCCGCCGCAACCTGATGCGCGAGGAGGTGGATGAAATCCTCGGCCGCCTGCGCGTGGAGCTGCAGCGCAAGCTGGACCTGTTGGATCTGCACGACCGGGTGGGCATGCCGCTCTACGTGGAGCTGACGGAGGCGCCCACGCGGCTGTTGCGCGTGGACTTCAAGGGCCGCCGCGTGGATGAGGTGCCGGAGATGCGCGACAAGAGCCGCTACGCGATGAAGGTGAGCGCCAGCGACATCGTGCGCGTGCTGGACCGCAAGCTGAACTGGGAGGACTTCCTCCTGTCCTTCCGCCTGCGCCTGTCCCGCAACCCGGACGTGTACGAGCCCGTGCTGCACGGCTTCCTGGGCGTGGAGGTGGAGGACATCCGCGAGTTCTGCGACGGCATCCGCGCCACGGAGTCCCAGAAGGAGCGCACCACGGTGGACGCCGGTGGCAAGCGCTTCACCATCCAGCGCTTCTGCCCGCACCAGGGCGCGGACCTGTCCGAAGGCTGGGTGGAGGAGGGCCGCTACGTGGTGTGCCCGCGCCACCGCTGGCAGTTCGACCTGCAGAACGGCGGCGCGTGCAAGACGAACAACTCCACGCTCTGCGCGGAGCCCGTCGCGGACAAGCCGGAGGGCGGCAAGGTGGAGCGCGGCGGCGACAAGGCGCCCGTCGAACCGCCGCGCGTCTGATGCGTCAACTGCCCCGGTAGGTGGAGAAGCCGAAGGGGCTCAGCAGCAGCGGGACGTGGTAGTGCTCGTCCGTGGCGGTGACTTCGAAGAGCACCTGCACGGACGGGTAGAAGCCCCGCTGCCCCCGGGCCTGGAACCAGGCCCCGGTGTCGAAGGTGAGGCGGTACACGCCGGGCGGAAGCTTCGTGTTCGCGCCCGACAGGTCCTTCACCCGTCCATCCGCGTTGGTGACGCCCCGGGCCAGCTCCCGGAAGGCTGCACCCTCGCGGGCTTCCAGCGTGAGGGAGAGGCCTTCCGCGGGACGGCCCGTGCTCGTGTCCAGGACATGCGTGCTGAGGGTGCTCATGACGCGAGGAGCTTCTCCAGTCGGATGCGGGTGATCTTCGCCTGCTCCCCGGCCGCGATTCTCAGCTCCGCGTCGGGGGTGTTGTGCATGCGGTCCTGGAGCAGCTCCAGCATCTGCGCGGCGCTCTTGCCCGTGGCGCACACCAGGAAGATGAAGCCGTAGCGGGACTCGTAGTCCCGGTTGCCCTGGGCCAGCGCCTGGAGCACGCCTTCATCCGCGCTGGCCACGCCCTTCTGCTCCTGCGACGACCACTGCGCGGTGGAGGCGAACTTCTCCCGCAGCTTGGACACGTCGCCGATGCGCGGGTGGTGCGTGAAGGCCTCCAACCAGTCCTCCGGCCCCGTGCGCGCCCAGGCGTCCACGGCCTCCGCGTACAGGTGATCCGCGTCGCGGAACGGCCGGACGGCCAGCATCCGCTGGACCCACTTCGTGCTGCCGCAGCAGCGGATGAAGGCCTGGGTGGCCTCCTCCGTCGTGGCCGTGTTCAGGCGCTCCAGCGGCGTCGTCACGCCGGCTCCCCGAAGAGGCGCAGCCGGCTGACGCCGCCATCCGGGAAGATGTTGAGGCGCACGTGGGTGATGGGGCCCACGTCCTTCAGCTCCTTCTCGAAGACGTGGCAGTGGTCCGCCTGGAGCTTCGACTGCGGCAGCAGCTCCTTCCACTGCAGGTGCGTCGCGTTGGCGAAGTCCAGCAGCGGCTCCTCCAGGTGGATGCCCTCCAGCGAGCAGCGGTCCGGGAAGTTGCCCTTGAAGAAGTGGGTGTCCACCTCCGCGCGGCGCAGCGTGCCCGCCGTGGCCAGCTTCACGACGATCCAGTCGAAGCCCGGCACGCGCTTGCGGCGCGTCTCCCAGCCCTCGCCCATGTTCGCCGCGCGGCCCGGGAAGATGAGGTTGTCCTTCGTGCCGAAGAACTGATCATTGCACGTGACGACGGAGCCGCCGTTGGCCGCCGCCGCCAGGTCCACCAGCCCCGCCTTCTTGAGGGCGTGCCAGTCCGGCAGCACCTGCCCGTGCACGCGCAGGCGCGCGACGCCGCCGTCCGGGTAGATGTTGAGGCGCACGTGCGTGAAGCGCCGCTCGTTCGCCACCGCGAAGAGGTTGCGCGAACCGCCGCGCAGGCGCTGCTTGGGGACCAGCTCCGTCCAGCGCGACACGTCCTCCGCCAGCGACTCCGGCGTCGGGTCCCCGTCCACCTCGCACGCCTCCAGGGAGGCATATTCGGGGAAGTTGCCGATGAAGTGGTTGGTGTCCACGTCGATGCCGTGGATGGCGCCGGGCAGGCCCAGCTTCACGATGCACCAGTCGTAGCCGGGCACGCGCTTGCGGCGCGTCTCCCAGCCGTCCATCCACTTGCCGCGCTCCGTGTACTTGTCCGCGATGAAGACGCCGCGCCCGGGCTCCAGCATCGCTTCCTTGGGCGCGAAGAACTCGTCGTTGGCCAGCAGGGCCTTGCCGCCCACCTTGCGTGCGGCGAGATCAATCAGGTCGGCGAAGGCGACGTGCATCGCCCCGGGTGCTTCGGCTTGCATCGGTTGTCCTCTCCCGGACCGCCGGGGCCTATCCGCGCGGCAGCCACTGGCCGATGCGCGGGCCCGTCAGTCCCTCGGTGGCGTCGAAGATACGCTGGCCGCGCAGGTATGTCCTCAACACCCGGCCTTCCAGCTCCCGCCCCGCGTAGGGCGTCAGCCGGTGCTTGTGGCGGATGTCCTCCGGCGCCACCTTGAAGCGCGCCTCCGGGGCGAAGACGACGAAGTCCGCGTCCAGCCCCGGCCGGATGGCTCCTTTGCGCCCCGACAATCCGGCCAGCTTCGCGGTGCGGTGCGCCATGCGGTCCACCAGCGCGTCCAGGCCCAGGCCGTGCGCGCGCATGCCCGTCCACACGGCGGACACGCTGAGCTGCAGGCCGGCGATGCCGCCCCACGCGCCGGAGAAGTCCCCGGCCTCCAGCTTCTTGAGCGCGGGCGTGCAGGGCGAGTGGTCCGACACCACCAGGTCGATGAGGCCGCTCTTCACCGCGGCCCACAGCCGCTCGCGGTTCGCCGCCTCGCGGATGGGCGGGGCGCACTTGAAGTGCGTGGCGCCGGCCTCGATCTCCTCCGCGGTGAAGGTGAGGTAGTGCGGGCAGGTCTCCACCGTGAAGGGCAGGCCCTCCGCCTTCGCCTTCGCGATGTCGTCCAGCGCGTCCGCGGCGGACAGGTGGACGATGTGCACCGGGCCCCGGTGCTGGCGGCACAGGTCGATCATCATCCGGATGGCGTCCACCTCCCACGCGGCCGGACGGGACGCGAGGTAGCTGGCGTACGCGCGCACGTCGCCCGCGAAGGGCGGCTCGTGGTCCGTCAGCTCCGCGTGGACCAGCAGCGGCACGCCCGCCTTCGCGAGGATGGGCATGGCCTCATCCAGCACCTCGCGCGTGGCGGCGGGGAACTCGTCCACGCCCGAGTGCACGAGGAAGCACTTGAAGCCCGGCGCGCCCGCGTCGACCATCGCCTGGAGCTCGCCCGCGTTGCCGGGGATGACGCCGCCCCACAGGCCGTAGTCGATGGCGCACTGGCCCGACGCGGCCTCCGCCTTGGTGCGCAGCGCGGCCAGGGACGTGGTGGCCGGGATGGAGTTGAGCGGCATGTCCACCACGGTGGTGATGCCGCCCGCCGCCGCCGCCGCCGTCGCCGTGGCGAAGCCCTCCCAGTCCGTGCGGCCGGGCTCGTTGATGTGCGCGTGGCTGTCCACGATGCCGGGCAACAGCGCGTCGCGGCCCAGGTCCACCACGTCCGCGCCCTTCGGCACGTCCACCGTCGCGTGGATGCCTTCGATGCGCCCGTCGCGCACCACCACCGCCGCGGCGCGCGTGCCCTCGGGCGTCACCACGCGCTCACTGCGAAACACGGTTACAGATGCACTCACGTCTCGAACTCCGTCGTCGCGTAGTCCGCGAGCGCGCGGAAGTGGCGCTCGCTGTCATCCAGGTAGAGCTGCTTGGTGATGCCGCCCACCAGCCGGGGCAGGCTGTACTTCATTCCGGAGATGCTGGCGCCGCCGAAGCCCAGCGAGAGCAGGCACCCGAAGGTGTAGTTGAACACGCCGCCAATCCACCGCGCGCTCCCGGGCTGCTTCTCCTGGAACTCGAAGGAGGGGCCCAGGTACGGGTGGCGCAGCAGGTCCGCGTGCCGCTCGTTCTCCGGCGGGGTGAAGCGGTCCTTCCACAGCGCGATGTGCGGGTGCAGCTCCGCCAGCTCCGGCCGCAGCGACAGGTCCGTGGTGAATCCGGACGCGATGATGAGGAAGTCGAACGTGTGCGTCGCGTGCGGCGTGCGCACCACGGCCTGGCCGTCCTGCTGCTTCACCTCCACCCAGGGGCTCTCCGCGTGCAGGTGGAAGTGCGGGTGGCGGCGCGCGCGCTCGAAGGTGTCGCGCGGCGGCAGCTGGCCCATCTCGATGATCTGCCGGATGAAGCGCCAGCGCTGCGCGTCCGGCAGGTCGCCGTGGTGGCGCAGGAAGCCCGCGAACTCCGCCCAGCGGTAGGGGTTCACGTTGGGCAGCTTCTTGCGGCGGTAGAACAGGTCCACCTGGCCCGCGCCCGCCTCCAGCGCCACGGAGGCGTTGTCGAACGCGGAGGCCCCCGCACCCAGCACGCCGATGCGCTTGCCCTTGAGCGCGTCGAAGTCGATGGGGTCGTGCGTGTGCGCCCACAGCGCGCGCGGCAGGGGCTGCACCTCCGGCGGCGCGTCCCAGCGGCCGGAGCCGTCGATGCCGGTGGCCAGCACCACCTTGCGCGCGAGCAGGAACTCCGCCTCGCGGTTGTGCGCGGCGGGGACCTCGAAGCAGTCCAGGTCCGCGCGCCAGCGCAGCGCGCCCGCCTTGGTGCCGCACTTCACGGGGATGCCCAGCACGCGCCGGTACCAGAGGAGGTAGTCCGCCCACAGCTCCTTCGGAATGAGGGCCACCTGCTGGAAGCCCTCCGCGCCGTGCTGCGCCTCGTACCAGGCGCGGAAGGAGAGGTTGGGGATGTTGTAGTCCGGGCCGGTGAGGTACTTGGGCGTGCGCAGGGTGATCATCCGCGCGAACGTCTTCCAGGGCCCGTGGAAGCCGTCCTTGCCATCGTCCAGCACGAGCAGGTTCGTCACCCGCTCGCGCATCAGCCCGAACGCGGCGCCCAGCCCGCTCTGGCCTCCTCCAATGACGAGCACGTCCAGGATGGAGCGGCCGTCCGGTGTCGAGCGCGGCGGCACCCAGCTCCGGGCCGGGTAGGACAGGATGTCCAGGTCGCGCCGGAGGGCGTCTTCCAGCGCCTCCAGGCCCTGCGGGGGACGGTACGGCGAGGCCAGCGGATCGCGGTCGGGCATCGGGCCCGAAGCAACCCACGCCCGGATTCCCCATGCAAGGGGGGCCCGGCGGCA
The genomic region above belongs to Corallococcus caeni and contains:
- the allB gene encoding allantoinase AllB codes for the protein MSASVTVFRSERVVTPEGTRAAAVVVRDGRIEGIHATVDVPKGADVVDLGRDALLPGIVDSHAHINEPGRTDWEGFATATAAAAAGGITTVVDMPLNSIPATTSLAALRTKAEAASGQCAIDYGLWGGVIPGNAGELQAMVDAGAPGFKCFLVHSGVDEFPAATREVLDEAMPILAKAGVPLLVHAELTDHEPPFAGDVRAYASYLASRPAAWEVDAIRMMIDLCRQHRGPVHIVHLSAADALDDIAKAKAEGLPFTVETCPHYLTFTAEEIEAGATHFKCAPPIREAANRERLWAAVKSGLIDLVVSDHSPCTPALKKLEAGDFSGAWGGIAGLQLSVSAVWTGMRAHGLGLDALVDRMAHRTAKLAGLSGRKGAIRPGLDADFVVFAPEARFKVAPEDIRHKHRLTPYAGRELEGRVLRTYLRGQRIFDATEGLTGPRIGQWLPRG
- a CDS encoding NAD(P)/FAD-dependent oxidoreductase, translating into MPDRDPLASPYRPPQGLEALEDALRRDLDILSYPARSWVPPRSTPDGRSILDVLVIGGGQSGLGAAFGLMRERVTNLLVLDDGKDGFHGPWKTFARMITLRTPKYLTGPDYNIPNLSFRAWYEAQHGAEGFQQVALIPKELWADYLLWYRRVLGIPVKCGTKAGALRWRADLDCFEVPAAHNREAEFLLARKVVLATGIDGSGRWDAPPEVQPLPRALWAHTHDPIDFDALKGKRIGVLGAGASAFDNASVALEAGAGQVDLFYRRKKLPNVNPYRWAEFAGFLRHHGDLPDAQRWRFIRQIIEMGQLPPRDTFERARRHPHFHLHAESPWVEVKQQDGQAVVRTPHATHTFDFLIIASGFTTDLSLRPELAELHPHIALWKDRFTPPENERHADLLRHPYLGPSFEFQEKQPGSARWIGGVFNYTFGCLLSLGFGGASISGMKYSLPRLVGGITKQLYLDDSERHFRALADYATTEFET